The Thermomicrobiales bacterium sequence ACTCGTTCGATGGAGCAGGCGGGGCATGGGCCCCGCCTGTCTTGTTGGCTGCCTTGGGTGGAGTGCCCACAGACTGCGCACGAAGATGGAACTCAGGCAAAGGTTCGCGGGTTCGCTATCTGCTATTCGGCTCAATCGCCCTGCAGATCGTCGAAGGCGCATTCTTTGGAGTTCGGGAGGAATCCGCGCGGTGCGCGTGAATACGGATCAATCGGTGCGGTTTATTCCCCAGCCTCGAATTCTCATGTTCTTCTCATAAGTTCATCATCACCCGCCCTCCCGGCACGTCTATTGTGATCGTGGGCCGCGCGCGAGGCTCGAAGGTGAATAGGTGATGTAGCAGTAATGGAGCACACACAATGTCTGCGGAATTGTTCGATAGTCAACGGGCACAGAGCATCGCAATGAAGGTGCTGACCGATGCAACTGCCACGCAAATGGGGACATTGCACGCCATTGGGCAGCGGCTCGGTTTGTTCGCGACAGTAGCAAGCGAGGGACCGCTGACGGCCCAGTCGCTGGCAACTGCGGCAGGAATCGATGAGCGCTACGCCATCGAATGGCTCGCTGCTATGGCGTGCGACCGATTCCTGGACTACGAACCGGCTACACGTCAATTCTGGATGTCACCCGAGCAACAAGCGTGTCTTGTGGATCAAACCAACCCGTTCTTTGTGGGGGGATTCGCCCTGCTCATGCCGGACTTCTGGAAGAACGTAGATCAGCTGCAACAAGCGTTTGTCACCGGCGGCGGGGTGCACCGGGAGAACTTCGGCGAGGAGTGGAATTGCGGTTTCGAGTTGGCCAGCGGTCCCGCCTTTGTGAACCGCCTGGTGCAAGAATGGCTTCCCGCGTTGCCCGGTGTCGTGTCGAAGCTACGCAATGGTGGATCCATGGCGGATGTCGGGTGCGGCAATGGCCGGGCGTTGATCGAGGTCGCGAAGGCCTTTCCAACTGCGCGCCTGGTCGGATTCGATGTGCATGCGCCGGTGTTGGAGCAGGCGCGCGCCAATGCGGAGATGGCGGACGTTGGCGATCGTATCACCTTCCTGCAAGGCGATGCGGCCAGCGGGATTCCAGGGAGCTTTGACCTCATCACGTGCCATGACGTGGTGCACGATCTGGCGCAACCGGTCCCGGCCATGACCGCCATTCGCAAGGCGCTCGCCCCTGGTGGAACGTTCTTTGTGCTGGAGTTCAATCTCTATAGCGACCTGGAGGACAACATCGCACATCCATTTGGGCTGGGAGCCTTTGGCTATTCGGCTAGTCTCAATTTCTGCATGACGACCGCGCTCGCGGAAGGCGGAGTTGGAACAGGGACATGCATGGGCGAGCGGCGCTTCCGCGCCTTCGCGGCGGAGGCCGGGTTCAGCAGGGTCGATC is a genomic window containing:
- a CDS encoding class I SAM-dependent methyltransferase; amino-acid sequence: MPDFWKNVDQLQQAFVTGGGVHRENFGEEWNCGFELASGPAFVNRLVQEWLPALPGVVSKLRNGGSMADVGCGNGRALIEVAKAFPTARLVGFDVHAPVLEQARANAEMADVGDRITFLQGDAASGIPGSFDLITCHDVVHDLAQPVPAMTAIRKALAPGGTFFVLEFNLYSDLEDNIAHPFGLGAFGYSASLNFCMTTALAEGGVGTGTCMGERRFRAFAAEAGFSRVDRLDIPNDPLHIFFSLRAEPERWTEGRHGWPYAGKW